From one Agrobacterium fabrum str. C58 genomic stretch:
- a CDS encoding GNAT family N-acetyltransferase, producing the protein MFGPYFLCKLNDDIGRFLVADKYRLPEEFFTTRFLVRRIVPTDAEAIFEGWNTDPEVTKYLTWKPHSELGQTQRAIEENYSAWNAGTSFPAVICHRERPHELIGRIDARPMGHKVSYGWLVRRTWWGRGVASEVVQLAVEHALSHPRIFRTEASCDVLNTASARVMEKVGMTKEAVLRRYLFHPNFSNMPRDAFLYSKVR; encoded by the coding sequence GTGTTTGGACCATATTTTCTGTGCAAACTAAACGATGACATAGGGCGATTTTTAGTGGCGGACAAATACAGACTTCCCGAAGAGTTTTTTACCACTCGGTTTCTCGTTAGACGCATCGTACCCACAGACGCTGAAGCTATTTTCGAAGGGTGGAACACCGATCCCGAGGTGACGAAGTACCTGACGTGGAAACCCCACTCCGAGCTTGGCCAGACACAGCGGGCGATTGAAGAAAATTATAGTGCGTGGAATGCAGGTACATCGTTTCCAGCTGTCATCTGCCATCGCGAACGGCCACATGAACTAATCGGCCGTATTGATGCACGTCCGATGGGCCACAAGGTCTCTTACGGGTGGCTTGTCCGAAGAACCTGGTGGGGCCGGGGTGTTGCAAGCGAGGTCGTTCAACTCGCTGTAGAACACGCGTTATCGCATCCGCGCATCTTTCGCACCGAAGCATCCTGCGACGTTCTGAACACGGCGTCAGCAAGAGTGATGGAAAAAGTAGGGATGACAAAGGAGGCCGTGCTTCGACGGTACCTTTTTCACCCCAATTTTTCGAATATGCCGCGAGACGCCTTCCTGTATTCCAAGGTACGTTAA